In Thermodesulfobacteriota bacterium, a single window of DNA contains:
- a CDS encoding sodium-translocating pyrophosphatase: MEFGHILLVLVLAISVISLAYAGYLAKFVLGNDMGTSAMQEISNAIKEGAEAFLKRQYSTIIMLSIALAVLIFVLYWFAKGDHDLAWRTTVAFLFGAGCSALAGYIGMWISIRSNIRTASAVRSSLDRALKISLRGGAVSGITIVAMSLLGVGILFVLYGGSADDPEVVKRVPFLIVGYGFGASFVALFAQLGGGIYTKAADVGADLVGKVEAGIPEDDPRNPAVIADLVGDNVGDCAGRGADLFESTAAENIGAMILGVALFPHFGIKGILFPLVARAFGLIASMVGISMVGLKDDKEDPMSALNRGYYVACILAAIGFYVATYLLLNNNLWLFAAGVIGIVTSIVFVYITQYYTEYRYRPVKFIAEASQTGPATNIIAGLAVGLECTALPVLAISAALVGAFYCGVYGLKEFTDISTTGAGLYGTAIATMGMLGTAAYILAMDTFGPITDNAGGIVEMSKQPEEVRNKTDRLDAVGNTTKALTKGYAIGSAALAAFLLFSAYLDEVTHLTGKAFHTVDIAKVEVFVGGLLGAMLVFLFSALAIRAVARAAYYVISDVRAQFEENPGILQGTSKPNYARCVDIVTKGALKEMVPPGILAVGMPIVVGIIFKQFGLGAESVAALLMVGTIGGILVATMMNNGGGAWDNAKKYIETGMYGGKRSETHKAAVVGDTVGDPFKDTAGPSIHVLIKLLSTITLVLAPLFI; encoded by the coding sequence ATGGAGTTCGGTCACATACTACTCGTGCTTGTTCTGGCTATAAGCGTGATTTCACTGGCTTATGCTGGATATCTGGCGAAGTTTGTCCTCGGTAATGACATGGGGACATCAGCAATGCAGGAAATAAGTAACGCTATCAAAGAGGGGGCCGAGGCTTTTCTCAAGAGACAGTACTCCACGATCATAATGCTGAGCATTGCCCTTGCCGTTCTCATTTTCGTGCTCTACTGGTTTGCCAAGGGCGACCATGACCTGGCTTGGCGAACCACGGTTGCCTTTCTTTTCGGAGCCGGATGCTCTGCACTTGCCGGTTATATCGGGATGTGGATCTCAATAAGGTCGAATATCCGCACGGCCAGCGCCGTGAGGTCGAGCCTGGACCGGGCCCTCAAAATATCGTTACGGGGCGGAGCAGTCTCCGGAATTACCATAGTAGCGATGAGTCTTCTGGGGGTAGGAATTCTGTTTGTCCTATACGGGGGTTCGGCAGATGACCCGGAGGTGGTGAAGAGGGTTCCATTTCTAATAGTCGGTTACGGGTTTGGAGCGAGTTTTGTTGCACTTTTCGCCCAGCTTGGCGGCGGAATTTACACCAAGGCCGCCGACGTCGGGGCAGACCTAGTGGGAAAGGTAGAAGCGGGAATCCCCGAAGACGACCCCAGGAATCCGGCAGTAATTGCCGACTTGGTGGGTGATAACGTCGGTGACTGTGCCGGCCGTGGCGCTGATTTATTTGAGTCAACGGCGGCAGAAAACATCGGAGCGATGATCCTTGGGGTGGCCCTTTTTCCTCACTTCGGCATCAAAGGAATCCTTTTCCCTTTAGTGGCTCGTGCATTTGGCCTAATCGCCAGCATGGTGGGAATAAGCATGGTCGGGTTGAAAGATGACAAGGAGGACCCAATGTCTGCCCTCAATCGCGGATACTATGTTGCTTGTATATTGGCAGCTATAGGGTTTTATGTAGCTACGTATTTACTCTTGAATAACAACCTCTGGTTGTTCGCTGCCGGGGTGATAGGAATTGTGACCAGTATTGTCTTCGTCTATATCACTCAATACTACACCGAGTACAGGTATCGCCCGGTGAAGTTCATCGCTGAAGCGTCTCAAACCGGACCGGCCACGAACATCATAGCCGGTCTGGCAGTAGGGCTTGAGTGTACTGCGCTTCCAGTGCTGGCTATCTCTGCCGCGTTGGTCGGAGCGTTTTACTGTGGCGTTTACGGCCTTAAGGAGTTTACCGATATTTCAACGACCGGAGCAGGGCTTTACGGCACTGCAATCGCCACCATGGGTATGCTGGGGACGGCGGCATACATCCTGGCCATGGATACATTCGGGCCGATTACCGACAACGCCGGGGGCATAGTGGAAATGAGCAAGCAGCCCGAAGAGGTCAGGAACAAGACGGACAGACTTGATGCCGTGGGCAACACCACCAAGGCTCTTACCAAGGGATACGCAATAGGGTCTGCGGCGCTGGCGGCTTTTCTGCTCTTTTCTGCTTATCTGGATGAGGTGACGCATCTAACCGGAAAAGCCTTTCACACCGTAGATATAGCTAAGGTCGAGGTATTCGTGGGTGGTTTACTGGGGGCGATGCTCGTATTTTTATTCAGCGCCCTGGCCATAAGGGCGGTGGCTCGGGCGGCGTATTACGTGATAAGCGACGTGCGGGCCCAATTTGAGGAGAATCCGGGTATCCTTCAGGGAACTTCAAAACCAAACTATGCCCGGTGTGTGGACATAGTTACAAAAGGCGCGCTAAAAGAGATGGTTCCGCCGGGAATTCTGGCCGTCGGTATGCCTATCGTGGTGGGAATCATATTCAAGCAATTTGGTCTAGGTGCAGAGAGCGTAGCAGCGCTTCTCATGGTGGGAACAATCGGGGGCATCCTGGTTGCAACTATGATGAATAATGGCGGCGGTGCTTGGGATAACGCCAAGAAATATATAGAGACAGGCATGTACGGGGGTAAGAGGTCAGAAACTCATAAGGCCGCCGTGGTGGGCGACACGGTGGGCGACCCATTCAAGGACACCGCCGGCCCGTCAATCCACGTCCTTATAAAGCTTCTCTCCACAATTACTTTAGTACTTGCGCCGCTGTTTATTTAG
- a CDS encoding TolC family protein, protein MTETIFLILLSLLGSQDALNLSLQDAKRMALENNRDIQIEKKNVEISAGEITTQKGAFDPVLNLSSSYTDAKIPTTSTFIESGVINENEFVAESGIIGTLPTGTFYNILNFSLSRTKTDSPIEDLSPSWFTSLSFSIGQELLRNFGLDVNLAPLTVARRSNEISVKQLEVTVSDTLLRVEEAYWLVVAARQDLENQRTALELAKDLLRRNEIQVEVGVLPPVAVTEAKSEVANREVDVISAENTLRAVEDRLKNILVIPLTQQISLTDEPTDVVRSYNEVEVLEEALEKRPEIEQAKLDIENKETEKRFFSNQRLPSLSVQGTINLQGLGGDENPNRLSFEEEPEPIPPQFDQPGDAFRNLFDGEFPTWQILGVFSLPIFNWTAKGNYVKASANLDKSVISYKKVTDDVTLDVRNAVREIENSLRSIEAARTTVELRNEVVRNEEERLNVGIGTTRDVIEAQRDLVNARTELIRAIASYNIALARLERARGTIMEASGVEIKE, encoded by the coding sequence ATGACCGAAACCATATTTCTGATCCTTCTCTCGTTGTTAGGAAGTCAGGACGCACTCAATCTCTCGCTTCAAGATGCTAAAAGAATGGCTTTAGAAAATAACCGTGACATACAGATTGAGAAAAAGAATGTAGAGATTTCCGCCGGAGAAATAACCACACAGAAAGGTGCATTTGACCCGGTCCTGAACCTTAGTTCGTCTTATACAGATGCTAAGATACCCACAACCAGCACCTTTATTGAAAGCGGCGTTATTAACGAAAACGAATTCGTCGCGGAGAGTGGAATCATAGGAACTCTTCCGACTGGGACATTCTACAACATTCTCAACTTTTCCCTAAGCAGGACCAAAACAGACTCACCGATCGAGGACTTAAGCCCTAGCTGGTTCACCAGTCTCAGCTTCAGCATCGGACAGGAGCTCCTCCGAAACTTTGGACTCGACGTAAACCTTGCCCCTTTAACCGTAGCTAGAAGATCGAACGAAATATCGGTAAAACAGCTAGAGGTAACCGTCTCAGATACCCTGCTCAGGGTCGAAGAGGCTTACTGGTTAGTCGTAGCCGCACGCCAGGACCTGGAAAATCAGAGGACTGCATTAGAATTGGCAAAGGATTTGCTAAGAAGAAACGAGATCCAGGTGGAAGTGGGTGTTCTTCCGCCGGTAGCGGTTACCGAAGCCAAATCTGAGGTGGCGAATAGAGAAGTGGACGTCATCAGCGCCGAAAATACACTCAGAGCAGTAGAGGACAGACTAAAAAATATCTTGGTAATACCACTAACCCAGCAAATTTCCCTTACCGATGAGCCCACCGATGTAGTCAGGTCTTATAATGAGGTTGAGGTTCTGGAAGAAGCATTAGAAAAAAGACCGGAGATAGAACAGGCAAAACTGGATATTGAAAACAAGGAGACGGAAAAGAGGTTTTTCTCAAACCAGAGACTTCCAAGCCTCTCCGTTCAAGGAACGATAAACCTCCAGGGATTAGGCGGAGATGAAAACCCAAACCGCCTGAGTTTTGAGGAAGAGCCCGAGCCCATACCGCCTCAATTTGACCAGCCTGGGGACGCGTTCAGAAATTTGTTTGACGGCGAATTTCCGACCTGGCAGATTCTAGGGGTCTTTAGCCTCCCCATTTTTAACTGGACAGCCAAAGGCAACTACGTCAAAGCCTCGGCCAACTTAGATAAAAGCGTTATAAGCTATAAGAAGGTTACCGACGACGTCACGCTGGATGTGAGAAATGCCGTAAGGGAAATCGAAAATAGCTTGAGAAGCATAGAGGCGGCCAGGACGACGGTAGAGCTTCGCAACGAGGTGGTTAGAAACGAGGAAGAGAGGCTTAATGTGGGAATTGGAACAACCAGGGACGTGATTGAAGCACAAAGGGACTTGGTAAATGCTAGGACAGAGCTGATAAGGGCTATCGCCAGTTATAACATTGCCCTGGCACGGCTTGAGCGGGCCAGGGGGACTATAATGGAGGCAAGTGGAGTGGAGATAAAAGAATAG
- a CDS encoding TetR/AcrR family transcriptional regulator, producing MSTEKIKISTRHKILETAIRLFSERGFNGTTTKEIAEEAGVNEALIFRYFSTKRDLYGAIIERKIEEEPGIELHIEAYRGTKDDWLIFKTIALRMFDCVEKDPTFMRLLYFSALEGHELSDMFFDTYVEYITMVLTDYIEERISEGAFKKLNPLLAARAFMGMVSNYIVGQELFGEKRRRQPEKEEVAETFVKIFLDGIKSV from the coding sequence ATGTCAACAGAAAAGATAAAAATAAGCACCAGGCACAAGATTCTGGAGACGGCGATCCGGCTTTTTTCGGAAAGGGGTTTTAACGGAACCACGACGAAAGAGATAGCGGAAGAGGCTGGCGTTAATGAGGCCCTCATATTTCGTTATTTTTCTACGAAGAGGGACCTTTATGGAGCAATAATCGAGAGAAAGATCGAGGAAGAACCGGGCATCGAGTTGCATATCGAGGCTTACAGGGGTACAAAGGACGATTGGCTCATCTTCAAAACTATCGCCCTCAGGATGTTCGATTGTGTGGAAAAGGACCCCACTTTCATGCGCCTACTTTACTTCAGTGCGCTGGAGGGCCATGAGTTGTCCGACATGTTTTTTGATACCTATGTGGAATATATAACAATGGTTCTTACCGACTACATCGAAGAGAGAATCTCTGAAGGAGCATTCAAGAAGTTAAATCCTCTTCTTGCTGCCCGGGCGTTTATGGGTATGGTTTCCAATTACATAGTGGGACAGGAACTCTTTGGGGAAAAGAGACGAAGACAGCCGGAGAAAGAGGAAGTGGCTGAAACTTTCGTGAAAATCTTTCTCGACGGAATAAAAAGCGTTTGA
- a CDS encoding efflux RND transporter periplasmic adaptor subunit → MLWACSNGQTRPPENSDQSGNRGNAVPVTIATAAQKDIPLKLRIIGNVEAYSTVEIKPQVEGKLARAYFKEGNDVKEGDLLFTIDPRPFEAELRQAQANLARDIAQMKEAESDVNRYRELFKKGIVSEREYEQSRTNLETLRSTVKASQATVENAKLRLEYSYIRSPISGRLGRLMVNPGNIVEANQTTLVVINQIKPVYVTFSVPEQKLLEIRKHMASGGKLRVEAAIPTDLNNPVSGELTFLNNEVDSTTGTIMLKALFPNESELLWPGKFVNVALTITTLKDAVVIPSRAVQTGQDGEFVFVVKPDLTVESRPVVVGSRLDQDVVISEGLEPEEKVVTTGQLELVPGVKVEIKNSVEGSNQDNSGLTNRKGSI, encoded by the coding sequence TTGTTATGGGCGTGTTCAAACGGGCAAACTCGCCCCCCTGAAAATTCAGACCAGTCGGGAAATAGGGGAAATGCGGTACCAGTTACTATAGCCACCGCCGCTCAAAAAGATATTCCCTTAAAACTGCGAATAATTGGCAATGTAGAAGCTTACTCCACCGTGGAAATCAAACCGCAGGTGGAAGGAAAGTTGGCACGTGCTTATTTCAAAGAGGGTAACGATGTCAAAGAAGGAGATCTTCTCTTCACGATTGACCCTCGCCCCTTTGAAGCGGAGCTAAGGCAGGCACAGGCCAACCTGGCAAGGGACATAGCCCAGATGAAAGAAGCGGAATCGGATGTAAATCGTTACAGGGAGTTATTCAAAAAAGGGATAGTCTCGGAGCGGGAATACGAACAGAGCCGCACCAACCTTGAGACCCTACGGTCAACAGTCAAGGCCAGCCAGGCCACCGTAGAAAATGCGAAGCTCCGACTGGAGTATTCCTATATTCGTTCACCTATTAGCGGACGCTTGGGAAGGCTCATGGTCAACCCGGGTAATATTGTCGAAGCCAACCAGACAACTCTGGTGGTAATAAACCAAATTAAGCCTGTATACGTAACCTTTTCCGTCCCGGAACAGAAGTTGTTAGAAATCAGAAAACACATGGCGTCGGGTGGGAAATTGAGGGTCGAGGCGGCGATTCCCACAGACCTGAATAATCCGGTTAGTGGCGAACTCACATTTTTGAACAACGAGGTAGATTCTACGACCGGGACTATAATGCTGAAGGCGTTATTCCCCAACGAAAGTGAGCTTCTTTGGCCGGGCAAATTCGTCAACGTGGCGTTGACAATCACCACTTTAAAAGATGCAGTCGTGATTCCATCACGGGCAGTGCAAACGGGCCAAGATGGCGAATTTGTTTTTGTAGTCAAGCCGGACCTAACTGTGGAATCTAGGCCAGTTGTCGTAGGTAGCAGATTGGATCAGGATGTGGTGATTTCGGAGGGGCTTGAGCCTGAGGAGAAAGTGGTTACGACCGGACAGCTTGAGCTCGTTCCCGGTGTCAAAGTTGAGATTAAGAACAGTGTTGAGGGCAGCAATCAAGACAATTCTGGATTAACCAATCGAAAGGGCAGTATTTGA
- a CDS encoding efflux RND transporter permease subunit, protein MNISGPFIRRPVMTTLVMMGILLFGIAGYRLLPINDLPNVDFPTIVVSANLSGASPETMASSVATPLERQFSAIEGIDNMTSVNSLGSTQITLQFDLDRDIDAAAQDVQTAISRAVRLLPPGMPEPPSYRKVNPADQPILYLALTSRTLPIWELNEYADTIVGQRISTVRGVAQVRIFGAQKYAVRIQLNPDALASRGIAIDEVGEALREANVNLPTGTLSGPNKAFTILTTGQLYRADAYRDIIVAYRNGSPVRLEELGKVIDSVEDDETIATYIDKDGSRRAVLLAVQRQPGTNTVAVADAVKELLPTLKSYLPSSVELHMRYDRSQSIRESIGEVKFTMMLTLGLVVMVIFLFVRNLSATVIPSLALPMSIIGTFAVMYTLGYSLNNLSMMALILAIGFVVDDAIVMLENIVRHMEMGKKPLQAALAGSREIGFTIVSMAISLAAVFIPVLFMDGVVGRLFNEFAVTICVAILISGFVSLTLTPMLCSRFIRPPAEERHGRFYGITERFFDGMFSAYKWSLSRVLEHRLATMAINGVILIVTVYFFIVVPKGFIPNEDQGSILTITESPPGTSYEQMAKLQQAAVDVVRENPHIRNFFSTVGGSSGNANQGRMFLYLNPLSERPSSEEVIGQLRPRLAEIPGIKVFMQDPPEIRIGGQLTKSSYQFTLQSLNIEELYKFAPVLEARLRDLPELDDVTSDLQNRNPQINVVIQRDKASAHGVTAEQVATALNNAYGNQWVSTIYAPEDQYRVIMELEPEYQMDPEALSRLYVSSSNEHLVPLDAVATITENLGPQTINHYGQFPAVTISFNIKKGVSLGEAVQKVNDVARQVLPATISTSFQGVAKEFQASFQGLWLLLIFSILVIYMILGILYESFVHPLTILSGLPSAGFGALLTLLLFGIDLDVYSFVGLIMLIGIVKKNAIMQIDFALETQRKEGKSPMEAIYQGCLVRFRPIMMTTMAALFGALPLALSHGAGAESRRSLGIAVVGGLVFSQLVTLYLTPVFYTYMDSIQGRMGKFSLSRLISRIRGKTTGETLVPR, encoded by the coding sequence ATGAATATTTCTGGCCCCTTTATTCGCCGACCAGTTATGACGACGCTCGTCATGATGGGAATATTGCTTTTCGGCATTGCTGGGTACAGGCTACTTCCTATAAATGACCTCCCAAATGTTGACTTCCCGACCATTGTAGTATCCGCCAACCTATCAGGTGCCAGTCCCGAAACAATGGCTTCCTCTGTTGCTACCCCGCTAGAGCGGCAGTTTTCTGCCATCGAGGGTATAGATAACATGACCTCTGTAAATTCCCTAGGGTCCACTCAGATTACGCTGCAATTCGACCTGGACCGGGATATTGATGCGGCTGCTCAAGATGTTCAGACGGCGATATCCCGCGCCGTTCGCCTTCTTCCCCCTGGTATGCCGGAACCTCCTAGCTATAGAAAGGTAAATCCTGCCGACCAGCCTATTCTCTACCTCGCGCTGACCTCTAGGACACTTCCTATCTGGGAGCTCAACGAGTATGCGGATACCATCGTGGGCCAGCGTATTTCTACGGTCAGAGGAGTGGCGCAGGTCCGGATTTTCGGGGCGCAGAAATACGCCGTGCGTATACAGCTAAATCCCGATGCCCTGGCCAGCAGGGGCATTGCAATCGATGAAGTGGGGGAGGCACTACGGGAGGCGAATGTGAACCTCCCTACAGGCACGCTGTCCGGGCCTAACAAGGCATTCACCATTTTGACTACTGGTCAACTGTATAGAGCCGATGCTTACCGTGATATTATCGTAGCTTACCGCAACGGTTCACCTGTGCGACTGGAGGAGCTGGGAAAGGTTATTGACAGTGTCGAGGATGACGAGACCATTGCCACCTACATAGATAAGGACGGTAGTAGACGGGCGGTGCTTCTGGCTGTACAGCGTCAGCCGGGAACCAACACCGTTGCCGTGGCAGACGCTGTTAAAGAACTCCTGCCCACACTCAAATCGTACCTGCCTTCCTCTGTTGAGTTGCATATGCGATATGACCGCTCCCAGTCGATACGCGAGTCAATTGGCGAGGTCAAATTCACCATGATGTTAACCCTCGGCCTGGTAGTCATGGTCATATTTCTTTTTGTACGTAATCTCTCCGCTACCGTTATTCCCAGCTTAGCGCTTCCTATGTCCATAATAGGCACCTTTGCAGTTATGTATACACTCGGCTACAGTCTCAACAATCTCTCCATGATGGCGTTGATTCTGGCTATCGGGTTTGTGGTGGACGACGCTATCGTGATGCTCGAGAATATAGTTCGTCACATGGAGATGGGAAAGAAACCCCTCCAGGCAGCGCTAGCTGGTTCCAGGGAGATCGGCTTTACCATAGTTTCTATGGCTATTTCACTTGCGGCGGTGTTTATTCCTGTTCTTTTCATGGACGGGGTAGTTGGCCGGCTCTTCAATGAATTCGCCGTGACCATCTGCGTGGCTATTTTGATCTCCGGTTTTGTCTCCCTGACTCTGACGCCGATGCTTTGCAGTCGTTTCATACGCCCACCGGCCGAGGAGAGACACGGACGCTTTTATGGGATTACCGAGCGCTTTTTTGACGGTATGTTCAGTGCCTATAAGTGGAGCTTAAGCCGGGTTCTCGAGCACCGCTTGGCCACAATGGCAATAAACGGTGTCATCTTAATTGTTACAGTGTACTTTTTTATCGTCGTACCGAAAGGATTCATTCCTAACGAGGACCAAGGCTCCATCTTGACAATTACCGAATCCCCGCCTGGAACCTCTTATGAACAGATGGCGAAGCTACAACAAGCGGCGGTTGACGTTGTTAGAGAAAACCCGCACATCAGGAATTTCTTCTCGACCGTGGGCGGCTCTAGCGGTAATGCCAATCAGGGTCGCATGTTTTTGTACTTGAACCCACTTTCAGAGCGTCCGAGTTCAGAGGAGGTAATCGGGCAGTTACGGCCTAGACTGGCCGAGATTCCCGGAATAAAGGTCTTTATGCAGGACCCTCCTGAGATTCGAATAGGAGGGCAACTGACAAAAAGCTCTTATCAGTTCACGCTTCAAAGCTTGAATATCGAGGAGCTCTATAAATTTGCTCCGGTCCTAGAAGCCAGGCTACGCGACCTCCCGGAGTTAGACGACGTAACAAGCGACCTCCAGAACCGGAATCCACAGATAAACGTGGTGATCCAGCGGGATAAGGCCTCTGCACACGGAGTGACTGCGGAACAGGTGGCCACGGCACTCAATAACGCCTATGGGAATCAATGGGTATCGACCATTTACGCTCCTGAAGACCAGTACCGTGTAATCATGGAGTTGGAGCCGGAGTACCAGATGGACCCGGAGGCGTTATCTCGGCTTTATGTAAGCTCATCCAATGAGCACCTTGTTCCATTGGATGCGGTGGCGACGATAACCGAGAACCTCGGCCCGCAGACAATAAACCACTACGGGCAGTTTCCGGCGGTTACCATTTCTTTTAATATAAAAAAGGGGGTATCTCTGGGAGAGGCGGTGCAAAAGGTCAATGACGTTGCTCGCCAGGTATTGCCGGCCACTATAAGCACTTCATTCCAAGGTGTGGCCAAGGAATTTCAAGCGTCTTTTCAGGGGCTCTGGCTTCTCCTCATTTTCTCCATACTGGTTATTTATATGATTCTGGGCATCCTGTACGAGAGCTTCGTTCATCCGCTTACCATCCTCTCCGGTCTTCCCTCTGCCGGTTTTGGCGCTTTGCTTACCCTCCTCTTGTTTGGCATCGATTTGGATGTTTATTCCTTTGTAGGCCTGATCATGCTCATAGGGATAGTGAAGAAAAACGCCATAATGCAGATTGATTTTGCACTGGAAACCCAGAGGAAGGAAGGAAAAAGCCCAATGGAAGCGATATACCAGGGATGTCTGGTAAGGTTTCGTCCCATTATGATGACCACGATGGCTGCTCTATTCGGTGCTTTGCCGCTTGCATTAAGCCACGGAGCCGGAGCAGAATCCCGCCGTTCATTGGGTATAGCTGTGGTGGGGGGGTTGGTCTTTTCACAGCTTGTCACTCTTTACCTTACCCCAGTGTTTTATACATACATGGATTCAATTCAGGGGAGAATGGGTAAGTTCTCTCTGTCTCGATTAATATCGCGGATTCGGGGAAAAACTACTGGAGAAACTTTGGTTCCACGTTAG
- a CDS encoding efflux RND transporter periplasmic adaptor subunit, translated as MRFKRIAFLLSLAFSVFGLLSDDKLWTQEPPAPVVVSKVVEQRLQKPVRLVGAVEPSKRSLVASEIAGLVESFPVKEGDYVKKGDVLAEFETEPLMIRLREAKAAKNEALARFELARKNYARFKELRQKGVASEQQLQDMESERNAWSAQVAQLEAQIDRYEYDLSKSRIVAPFNGYVIREYTEIGQWIAEGGPVVELIDMDTVEIKVDVPERYVSQIKLKDGVKVNFDALPQLEVEGQVTSIVPQAAQGARTFPVKVVVDNKNHVIKSGMVARVSFLIGEPSLVKLVPKDAIVENGNDRLLYVVNNGTAEPMPVTTGMAYKNLIEVIGPVQTGQLVVIRGNERLRPGQPVNIINQDSVPEKKG; from the coding sequence ATGCGGTTTAAAAGAATTGCTTTCCTTCTCTCATTAGCCTTTAGCGTATTCGGACTGCTTTCAGATGATAAGCTTTGGACCCAGGAGCCGCCGGCGCCAGTAGTGGTATCAAAAGTAGTAGAGCAAAGACTCCAAAAGCCGGTTAGACTGGTGGGGGCGGTCGAACCGAGCAAGAGAAGCTTAGTGGCTAGCGAGATAGCTGGGCTTGTAGAAAGCTTTCCGGTGAAAGAGGGTGACTATGTTAAAAAGGGTGATGTACTTGCAGAGTTCGAGACTGAGCCTCTTATGATCAGGCTACGCGAGGCCAAAGCGGCAAAAAACGAGGCCTTGGCCCGTTTTGAACTCGCTCGTAAAAATTATGCCCGTTTCAAAGAACTTCGCCAAAAAGGCGTAGCTTCAGAGCAACAACTTCAGGATATGGAATCGGAGAGAAATGCCTGGTCAGCGCAGGTGGCTCAACTAGAGGCTCAGATAGACCGGTACGAGTACGACCTTTCCAAGTCTAGGATTGTGGCACCTTTTAACGGATATGTGATTAGGGAATACACCGAGATAGGGCAATGGATTGCCGAGGGTGGACCGGTAGTCGAACTAATTGATATGGACACGGTTGAGATTAAAGTCGATGTTCCGGAGCGCTATGTTAGCCAGATCAAGTTAAAAGACGGCGTGAAGGTGAACTTCGATGCCCTTCCCCAGTTGGAGGTAGAAGGACAGGTGACTTCGATTGTTCCACAGGCGGCTCAGGGAGCCCGTACTTTTCCGGTTAAAGTGGTCGTGGATAACAAAAACCATGTTATAAAGAGCGGAATGGTTGCCCGGGTTTCCTTTCTGATTGGGGAACCGTCACTGGTGAAGCTTGTTCCCAAGGACGCTATCGTGGAGAATGGCAACGATAGACTTCTTTATGTCGTGAATAACGGAACAGCAGAACCAATGCCCGTAACTACCGGTATGGCATATAAAAACCTGATAGAGGTCATAGGCCCGGTTCAAACCGGTCAACTTGTGGTAATTCGCGGGAATGAGAGACTGAGACCCGGCCAGCCGGTAAATATAATTAACCAAGACAGCGTGCCGGAGAAAAAGGGATGA